The Kordia sp. SMS9 DNA window GCGAAACAGTTAACAAAAGCAAGCGCTGACTATAAAATTCAAGTCAATCCGCGCGAAATCAATCTATTCTATATCAACGACGGAATCCGCGAGCGAATTCTTGAAAATGAAGGTGTTTTTAGTGTGAATAACACTTCCGTGAGATGGAACTCGGAGCAAATAAAAACTGAAGTTCACACACATCCAGAGCGTTTCTCACCCAATGCATTATTGCGTCCGTTGTATCAAGAAATCATTCTGCCAAATCTATGCTACATTGGTGGTGGAGGAGAATTGGCGTATTGGTTTGAGCTGAAATCATATTTTGAAGCGGTCAACGTGACGTTCCCGATGTTACTACTCAGAAATTCGGCTGTGATCAAAACCGCGAAACAATCCGAAAAGATGGAAAAACTCAACATTTCCAATCGCGATTTATTTCTAAAAAAAGATGATTTCGTTGCTGCAAAAGTAAAAGAATTAAGCAACATTGATATAGATTTCACACCACAAAAAGAGCACTTAAAACAGCAATTCAAAGACTTATACACACTTGCCGAACAAACCGATAAATCGTTTCTTGGAGCGGTGGCGGCACAAGAAACAAAGCAACTCAAAGGTTTACAGCACTTGGAAAAACGTTTATTAAAAGCGCAAAAACGAGTATTAAAAGACAAAGTTTCTAGAAGTACGGAATTACAAGAAAGCCTATTTCCAAACAACTCGTTGCAAGAACGCCGAGAAAACTTCAGTGAACGCTACTTGGAATACGGCGAACATCTCATTCCCACATTAGTGAAACATTTACAACCTTTATCGGGCGAATTTTTGGTATTGGAACTTTAGATGATAAAAAAGATCAATAGTACTACTGATTTTTAGTCGTTCAATCGACGAAATGATTGGTTTTTTCGTTGTGAATATCCTGTTAAAAAATCTTTGATACTACGCTTAAAATCTAAAATCTAAATACTACTTTTGCGTATGCAACACGACAAGGTATTAATCGTAGACTTCGGATCGCAATACACACAACTCATTGCGCGCAGAGTTCGAGAGCTGAACATCTATTCCGAAATTCATCCATTCAACAAAATTCCAACAAACGTACACGAGTATAAAGCGGTCATTCTTTCGGGAAGTCCAATGTCTGTGCGCTCTAAAGATGCTTTTCATCCAAATTTGGAAGGCATTCGTGGTGTAAAACCATTATTAGGTGTTTGTTACGGCGCACAATATTTAGCACACTTTTCTGGCGGACAAGTTGCCGAATCGAACACTCGTGAATATGGACGTGCAAACCTAAGTTTTGTAGAAGAAAATGAACCTTTCTTAGCAGGAATTTCTGCGGGAAGTCAAGTGTGGATGAGTCACAGTGATACCATCAAGCAATTACCAACCAATGGAAAACTATTAGCCAGCACGCACGATGTCGCAAATGCAGCCTACAAAATAGAAGGTGAAACTACATACGCGATTCAGTTTCATCCCGAAGTATATCATTCTACAGATGGAAAGCAATTACTAGAAAATTTCTTGGTACATATTGCCAATGTAGATCCAGATTGGACACCAAACGCGTTTGTAGAAGAAACCGTTGAAGAGTTAAAAGAAAAACTTGGCAATGACAAAGTCGTTTTAGGCTTATCGGGAGGAGTTGATTCTAGTGTAGCAGCGATGTTATTGCACAAAGCCATTGGCAAAAACTTATACTGCATCTTTGTCAACAACGGATTGTTGCGCAAAAATGAATTTTCAAGCGTGTTGCAACAGTATGAAGGTATGGGACTCAATGTAAAAGGCGTTGATGCTTCGGCACGTTTTTTGGATGCGTTAGCTGGAGAAAGCGAACCTGAGAAAAAACGCAAAGCCATTGGGCGCGTATTTATTGAAGTGTTTGACGATGAAGCACATCAAATACAAGACGTTACGTGGTTGGCACAAGGAACCATTTATCCAGATGTCATAGAAAGTGTAAGTGCCACAGGCGGACCAAGTGCTACCATCAAAAGTCACCACAATGTGGGCGGTTTGCCAGATTATATGAAATTAAAAATTGTAGAACCATTAAAAGCATTGTTTAAAGATGAGGTGCGTAGAGTTGGTGCTTCTATGGGAATGGACACACAATTATTAGGACGTCATCCGTTTCCAGGACCAGGATTGGCAATCAGAATTTTGGGAGACATCACTGCGGAAAAAGTTCGTATCTTACAAGAAGTAGATGCTGTGTTTATCAATGGATTACGTGAGTGGGATTTATATGATAAAGTGTGGCAAGCAGGCGCAATTTTATTACCTGTAAACTCAGTAGGAGTGATGGGCGATGAGCGAACCTATGAAAAAGTAGTAGCATTGCGCGCGGTAGAAAGTACCGATGGAATGACGGCAGATTGGGTAGATTTACCCTATAAATTTTTACAAAAAGTATCGAACGATATAATAAATAAAGTAAAAGGCGTTAATAGAGTAGTGTATGACATTAGCTCAAAACCGCCAGCTACCATTGAATGGGAATAATAAACTTAGAATACAAAATGAAGAAGCTTTTAGGATTTTTTTTAATACTATTGATGACGAGTTGTGGTGCGAGTGCGCAGCAATACACAAATCATAAAGTAGCCAGAGGTGAAACGGTGGAAAGTATTGCAAAACAGTACGACATCAGTCCGGATGATATTATCAGATTGAATCCAGAAGCAAGAAGAGGCGTGCGCAAAAATAGCATGTTGGTGATTCCTTCCAAATCAACGAAAGTTGTTACAGACACAAATGTAACGTTTACCAATCATAAAGTGCGACGAAAAGAAACCTTGTACGGAATTGCTAAGAAATATGGAGTTTCGCAAGAAGACATTTTAAAATACAACGAAAAAGTTGCGAAAGAAGGCTTGAAAAAAGGAGATCGCATTGCCATTCCACAATTTAAAAACAAACCCAAAGAAACAACCGAAACTGTTGAAGAAACTAAAGAAGAAGAAACGGATACTACCGAAGAAGCTTCTTTTGAAATATACACGGTAAAAGCCAAAGAAACCAAATGGGGAATTGCGCATAGCTACGGATTAACGATTGAAGAATTAGAAGACATCAATCCTGAAATAAAAGACGGTTTGCAAATTGGACAAGAAATAAAATTGCCTATTCGTTCAGAAAAACCTGCTATTGTCAGTACAGAACAATATGTGTTTTACGATGTAAAACCGAAGCAAACCATGTACACGCTTACGCGAAAATTAAGTGTAACGGAAGAAGAATTAATCTTATTAAATCCAGCTTTAAAAGATGGTTTGAAAGCGGGAATGGTCTTAAAACTTCCGGTTGCCAAAACAGAAGATTCAAACTTAGAAGTTGTCGATGCTGTTATCATGGATACGTTCAATTTCTTGGAAAATGCAGACGCTGAAAATGTGTCGAACATCGCAATTATGTTGCCATTCAAACTGGACGAGATGGAAATGGATTCTATCGATCAAACCAAAGAAAAACTTAAAAAAGATCGCTTATTAGGCTATGCAACTGAGTTTTATACAGGTTCTTTAATGGCGTTGGATTCTATCAAAAAACTAGGATTTTCTGTCAACGTAAAAGTGATTGATAATGGCGGAAAGAAAAGCACCACACGTGCTGCTGTTACCGAAAATGATTTCACAGACATGCATGCAGTTATTGGACCAATTTTAGACGCGAATGTTGAAATCGTAGCTGCTGAATTAAAATCGGATGGCATTCCAGTTATTTCTCCATTAACTAGCAAAAAGGTAGATCACAGAAATGTGTATCAAACCATTCCAGATAAAAAGCTGTTAGAGCAAAAAATGCTGGCATTTATGAAGAAAAATGGGCAAGACAAAAATGTCATCATCATTGCAGATAAGAATAAAACGAAGATCAAAGCGACGTTGCAATCCATTTTGCCAAATAATAAAGTGTTCAATCCGGAAGAAGGGAATTATATCAAGCCTACTTTAATTCTTCCACATTTAAAAGAAGACGTTGAAAATTGGGTGATTTTAGAAACAGACGATGTATCATTAATTGCCAACGTGACTTCCGTATTAAACTCGTACGCAACCAGCGAAAAACGTGAAATTGTATTGCTGACCACAGATAAAAATAGCAATTACGATAACAATGACAACATATATAATAGTCATTTAGCAAATCTTAATTTTCATTATCCTTCAATAGACAAGCCTTCATCACTCGACAATCAATTTGTGAAAAACTACAAAGCAGAATATGGTATTTCTCCTGGTAGAATTGCTACGCGCGGATTTGACATTACATTTGATATCTTAGTGCGTTTGGTGTACGATCAAAACTTAGCAAAAAGTGTGCGAACTGGCACAGAAACCAGCTATGTAGAAAACAAGTTCAACTATCGCAAAAAAACCTTTGGCGGTTTCTTCAATGAAGGTATTTACATTGTAAAATACGACGGATTAGAAATCAAAGAAGCAAAATAATAAAACCTACTCAATAATGACATCAAAAGTAACCTACACTGGAAGCCTTAGAACTGTTTCAACACACATAAAATCTGGAAATGAGTTCATAACAGACGCTCCTACAGACAATAATGGCAAAGGAGAAGCGTTCTCTCCTACAGATACTGTTGCAACAGGATTGGCAAGTTGTATGTTAACCGTAATGGGAATTAAAGCGGCACAATTAGGTGTGCATATGGAAAACACAACCGCAGAAGTGACCAAAACGATGGCGTCAAATCCGAGAAGAATTTCAAAGATAGAAGTACACGTTCACTTGCCTTTTGAAGCGGACGACAAAACCAAAAAAATATTAGAAAACACTGCAAATACTTGTCCTGTGCATTACAGTCTTCATCCTGATATTGAAAAAATTGTTGAATTTCATTGGAAATAAATGGTTAAACTGTTTGGCATACTCTGTATTTTTCTCCTCGTTCAAGACGAAGAAACCATTACGTGGTCGCATGATCATAAACTGCATTGGGGAAACTTTGAAGGTGCGCCAGATTACAATTCGGATGCTGTGGCGATTACCGCTTCTGGAATTACCTACGGATTGAGCTTAACAACATTTTCAAACAGTGACAAAATAGAATACAAAACTAGAGTGATGGCGCAGTTTTATCCAGAGCAATCTTGGTACTTAAAAGAGCGCGTCAATGATACTGTTTTGGGACATGAACAATTACATTTTGATATTTCAGAACTGCACGCACGAAAATTTCGAAAGCGATTAAAACAGGCGAAATTCAATAAAAATAACATTCGCGAGAAAATCTCTGAAATCTACAATCAAGTCAATAAAGAATTGCGCGAAATGCAAGAAGCGTATGATGAAGGTTCTGACTATTCCAGAGATTACACAGGACAAATACAATGGCAAAAACGCATTGCAAGAGAACTTAACACATACAAAAACTTCAAGCGATCTGCTACAACGAATGACTGATTTACCAAATAAAGAAACACAACAACGATTGCTCATAGAATTGGCACACGCCAAAATGCCGTTCGGTAAATACAAAGATCGGTATTTGGTCAATTTGCCCGAAGCCTATTTGATATGGTTTCAGCAAAAAGGATTCCCGAAAGGCAAACTCGGGCAACAACTCACACAAATGCTCGATATCAAAATCAACGGTTTAGAACCCATGATTCGAAACATTCAAAAGCATTTTGAAAAGTAATAAAACGAGTTTATAAACATCATTTTATGTGTAAATTGGTATTATTACGCAATCAATCATAAAAATAGTTGATAAAATTAGTATCTTACAATTGCAACTACACAAAAAGGGGAAAAAAACCCTATCTGAATTTCTGTGTAATATGTATCTTTAAACTTTCCCCAAAATGAAATTAAAATGGTCTTTACCATATAAATTTTGTATTTGGGATTTTTTGTTTAAAACACACAATTATGATCGTATTATTAGACAACGGACACGGCGGTTTGATTAATGGAACGTATCAAACACCCGGAAAACGTTCGCCAATTTGGAATGATGGTTCGCAACTATTTGAAGGTGAATTCAATCGCGCTATCGTCAATGGAATCATTGAAGAATTAACCGCATTGCGCATTCCGTATGAAAACTTAGCACCAGAATACAGAGATGTAACCTTGCAAACACGCGTACGAAGAGCCAACAAATACGGTTCTCGAAACTGTTTCTACATCAGCGTACACTCCAATGCAGGTGGCGGACATGGAAGTGAAATATTTACCTCTGTTCGCAATACCCGAAGTGATGCTATAGCCACAGTTTTTGGAGAAGAATACAAACGCGTATTTCCAAACAGAAGATTACGTACCGATTTCTCAGATGGCGATTTAGACAAAGAAAAAAACTTTTATGTCTTAAAAAATACTAGAATGCCAGCCATTCTGACTGAAAACTTCTTCATGGACAATGAAGAAGAATGCAAAGCCATCTTAATGACGCGTGAAGGGCGCGAAAAAGTCATTCGCTATCATGTAGATGCGATCAAAAGAGTACAAAACGAATTATTTTAACCTATTAATTATAACATTCAATTATGAAAACACGTTTTTATGCAGTGTATCTTAGTGCATTGGCATTGGTATTAGTTACCTCTTGTGCGACACTTCGTACCGCAGCTTTTGACCAATATTCGTATCAAAAAGGAACGGAAATCAAAGTAGATGCACAACGCTTAATGGACAAAGCGACGCTGTCGTACGATTCGCAAAAAGCAGCGATTGAAAACTTTGAAACAGAACTGGAAAAAATGGTCGAATACGAAAAAAATAAGCCAGACAATCAAATCAGTTACGCGATGTGGAAAATGATTGCGAATCCTGAAAAAAACTTAGCGGCTGGATTTCTAAAACGCTGGAAAGAAAAAGGAACACTGTCAAGCTTTTTCATCAAAGAAGCCAAAGGACAAGTAGTAGAAGCATTGGATTTAATTTTACAATACGAAGGAAAAAAAGATCCTGCTGCCGAAAAGAGATTGCAACAAATGCTGGGAATACAATAACGACATAACAACACATACAACATGGACTTCAAAGATTTACTGAAAGAACTAAAAGGAAACCTATTAAGTTTAATGGGTTCAAAATTTGATGATTTAAAAGAAGAATCAAAAAAAGATGTGCAAGACTTCTTAAATGCTTCCAAGGCCAAACTAGAGCGTTGGACAACTTTACTTGCCGAAGGAAACATTACGCTCGATGATTACAAATGGCTAGTAGAAAGTCAAAAAGATTTGGTCGTACTCGAAGGATTATACGCTGCGGGCGTTTCCAAAATAAAATTAGGACACTTAAAAAACAGCATTCTCGATACGGTTCTCGAAACTGCCATTGGTTTTATAACGCCAAAAGAAGATGATAACAATACAGCAAATGCTTAAAACTACAATCAAAAAATTAAGCTACTTTTTGTAAGACTGATTTTAAGAAACATAGCATCCTGATAATCAGTTTTATCAGAAAAAAATGCAAAGGTTGAGTACACTTGAAAAATAGTTATTCAACCTTTATTAATTATAAATTCTTCTTTGTACTTTTGCCGCCGAATACAACAACAACACAACAACATAAGTACACGAATGGCAAAAACCAAATACATATTTGTAACGGGCGGTGTGACCTCTTCTTTGGGAAAAGGAATAATTGCGGCTTCACTTGCCAAATTATTACAATCAAGAGGTTACCGAACAACGATTCAAAAACTAGATCCATACATTAATGTGGATCCTGGAACCTTAAATCCGTATGAACATGGAGAATGTTATGTAACCGATGATGGCGCTGAAACCGACTTGGATTTAGGACATTACGAACGTTTCTTAAATGTTCCTACCTCACAAGCAAATAATGTAACTACAGGACGTATTTACCAAAGTGTCATTGAAAAAGAACGCAGAGGTGAATTTCTAGGGAAAACTGTGCAAGTCATTCCGCATATTACCAATGAAATCAAAGAACGCATTCAAATTCTTGGAAAGTCTGGAAATTATGACATTGTCATTACGGAAATTGGCGGAACCGTTGGAGATATTGAGTCACTTCCGTATATAGAATCGGTTCGTCAATTATTGTGGGAATTGGGAGAAGGCAACGGAATGGTGATTCACTTAACCTTAGTGCCGTATCTCTCTGCCGCAGGTGAACTCAAAACAAAACCGACACAGCATTCTGTAAAAACCTTGATGGAAAGCGGAATCAAAGCGGATGTATTGGTGTGTAGAACGGAACATGAACTTTCAGAAGAATTGCGTCATAAATTAGCGCTGTTCTGTAACGTGAAGCGTGAAGCGGTGATTCAATCCATTGATGCCAAAACCATTTACGATGTGCCAAATTTAATGCTACAAGAAGGCCTAGATACCGTAGTGATGAAAAAGCTCGATTTGGCAGACGATGGCATGCCCGATTTAACACGTTGGAATAAATTCTTAACCAAACTTAAAAATCCAAAAAGTGAAGTCACTATTGGATTGGTTGGAAAATACGTAGAATTACAAGATTCGTACAAGTCTATCTTAGAAGCATTCATTCATGCAGGTGCAGAAAACGAAATCAAAGTAAATGTGGAGTCCATTCACTCAGAACACATCACAGAAAAAACAATAGCAGAAAAATTTAAAAACTTAGACGGAATCTTAGTCGCACCCGGTTTTGGAGATCGCGGAATCGAAGGGAAAATTCGTGCGGTTCAATATGCACGTGAGCACAATGTCCCATTCCTGGGAATCTGCTTAGGAATGCAAATGGCAGTTATTGAATTCTCTAGAAACGTTTTAGGATTGGATAGTGCCAACTCTACAGAAATGAATCCGAATACGGCAAGTCCTGTGATCAACTTAATGGAAGCGCAAAAAGACATCACTGACAAAGGCGGAACCATGCGTTTAGGCGCTTGGGAATGTGAGTTGAAAGAAGAAAGCAAAGTGCATGACATTTACGAGAAATCTATGATTTTAGAACGTCATCGCCACAGATATGAATTCAACAACGATTACAAAGAAAGGTTAGAAAACGCTGGATTAATTGCTACTGGACGCAATCCAAAAACAGGTTTGGTAGAAATTGTAGAATTGCCATCGCATCCGTGGTTTATCGGTGTGCAATATCACCCAGAATATAAAAGTACCGTAGCCAATCCGCATCCACTATTTGTGGCATTTGTAAAAGCGGCGTTGATCTTTGCAGAAAACAAACAAGATGCCACTATGGCATAAAAATGAAAAATGGATACTTTTTTGAGTAACAAAAAATCAAAAAAGAAGTCTATTACAAATAGATTGAAATCTTTTTACGAGATTCGCATAAATTAAATGATTAATGGAAGAAAACAAGTTTGATTACAAACAACTATTAGGATTTGCACTAATAGCTTTAATTGGAGTTTTTTGGTTAAACACCATGAAACCTACACCTGAAGAGGAAGCTGCAGCTAAAAAAGCAGCCGCAGAAAAAAATAAAACAGAACAAGTTACCACCGATAGCACAGGAATTGCTAAGACAAATACAGCAGTTCCAGATACTTCAACCTTAAATTTGAACGATTCCACGCAAGTGGCACAATATAAAAGTGCTACAGGTGCTTTTGGCTTCAATGCTGGAAAAGTTTCTATGGATCAAGTGACTACGATTGAAAACCAATTACTTTCTTTAAAAATAAGTAACAAAGGTGGACAAATCATAGAAGCACGTGTCAAAGGACAATTGATAAAAGATAAATTTGAGGAATTAAAAACCTACGATTCACTTCCTGTATACTTAATCAAAGACGGAAATGCTTCATTTGGATTAAGCTTAACGACCGCAGACAATCGTGTGATCAATACGAAAGATTTAGCGTTTGAACCTACATACACGGAAAACGGCGATACAAAAACGCTTTCCATGAAGTTGAAAGTAGCACCAAACAAATATTTAGAGTATTTGTATGAGTTGAAAGACGATTATATGATGGATTTCACAGTGCGTTCGCAAGGACTAAACGGTGTTATCAATGCGAGTCAACCCGTAAACATGGAGTGGAAGCTGAAAAGTTTCCGTCACGCGAAAAGTGTAACCTACGAAAACCGTTATACCGATGTGCATTACGAATATGAAGATGGGAAAGACAGCTATTTAGGTCAAACGGATGATGAGGAGAACCCAAAAGGCGTTACGTGGATTGGTTACAAACAACACTTCTTTACGTCAATTTTACTATCAGACACACCTTTTAGAAGAGCCAATTTAACGTCGCAAAACATTGTGGACAGTGAAATGCCAGAGAAAGATGTAGAATTCTTAAAAAACTTTAGTTCCACGATTCCTTTAGAATTGAAAGGTGGCGAATTGAACTATACTATGGACATGTATCACGGTCCAACAGACTATGAAACCTTGTCGGCTTATGATAGAAACCTAGACGAAATTGTACCCTTAGGTTGGGGAATTTTTGGTTGGATAAACCGGTATTTCTTAATTCCGTTGTTTGGATTTTTGAGTATGTTCTTACCAGCGGGAATCGCTATTGTTGTGATGACAATTATGGTTCGATTGTTACTATCGCCAATTACTTACAAATCGTACTTATCGCAAGCGAAGATGAAAGTGATTCGTCCAGAAATCAACGAAATCAACACAAAGTACAAGGATGATGCTATGAAGAAGCAGCAAGAAACCATGAAATTATATGGGAAAGCAGGCGTAAGTCCGATGGCAGGTTGTATTCCAGCATTGCTACAAATTCCGGTATTCTACGCATTATTCATGTTCTTCCCATCGGCATTTGAGTTGCGACAAAAAAGTTTCTTATGGGCAGATGATTTATCGTCGTATGATACCATTTACAAATTCCCGGAAGGATTTAGCATTCCGTTATATGGAGATCACATCAGTTTATTTCCAATCTTAGCGTCGATTGCCATTTTCTTCTACATGCGAATGACTACGGGACAACAAATGAGTTCTATGCAACAACCATCGCAAGAAGGAATGCCAGACATGAGTAAAATGATGAAATACATGATGTATTTCTCACCATTACTAATGTTATTCTTCTTCAACAACTACGCAAGTGGATTGAGTTTATACTATTTTGTATCGAATTTAATTACGATCGGAATCATGTTAGTCATTAAAAAATACATCATTGATGAAGACAAGATTCACGCGCAAATAGAGATCAACAAAAAGAAACCGAAAAAGCAAAATCGTTTCCAAAAGAAAATGCAAGCGATGATGGAGCAAGCGGAAGCACAGAAAAAAGCAAAAGGGAAGTAGAGTTTAGATCGCTTCACTTCGACTTCGCTCAGTGTGAACGCTTTT harbors:
- a CDS encoding OsmC family protein produces the protein MTSKVTYTGSLRTVSTHIKSGNEFITDAPTDNNGKGEAFSPTDTVATGLASCMLTVMGIKAAQLGVHMENTTAEVTKTMASNPRRISKIEVHVHLPFEADDKTKKILENTANTCPVHYSLHPDIEKIVEFHWK
- the yidC gene encoding membrane protein insertase YidC: MEENKFDYKQLLGFALIALIGVFWLNTMKPTPEEEAAAKKAAAEKNKTEQVTTDSTGIAKTNTAVPDTSTLNLNDSTQVAQYKSATGAFGFNAGKVSMDQVTTIENQLLSLKISNKGGQIIEARVKGQLIKDKFEELKTYDSLPVYLIKDGNASFGLSLTTADNRVINTKDLAFEPTYTENGDTKTLSMKLKVAPNKYLEYLYELKDDYMMDFTVRSQGLNGVINASQPVNMEWKLKSFRHAKSVTYENRYTDVHYEYEDGKDSYLGQTDDEENPKGVTWIGYKQHFFTSILLSDTPFRRANLTSQNIVDSEMPEKDVEFLKNFSSTIPLELKGGELNYTMDMYHGPTDYETLSAYDRNLDEIVPLGWGIFGWINRYFLIPLFGFLSMFLPAGIAIVVMTIMVRLLLSPITYKSYLSQAKMKVIRPEINEINTKYKDDAMKKQQETMKLYGKAGVSPMAGCIPALLQIPVFYALFMFFPSAFELRQKSFLWADDLSSYDTIYKFPEGFSIPLYGDHISLFPILASIAIFFYMRMTTGQQMSSMQQPSQEGMPDMSKMMKYMMYFSPLLMLFFFNNYASGLSLYYFVSNLITIGIMLVIKKYIIDEDKIHAQIEINKKKPKKQNRFQKKMQAMMEQAEAQKKAKGK
- the bshC gene encoding bacillithiol biosynthesis cysteine-adding enzyme BshC encodes the protein MPTECIPYSETGYFTPIICDYLAEKPALQPFYHRFPKLENFEAQLQEKQQSHLTDASQRAILSKAMLAQYKNVAASEKTIQNIKKLANEDTFTITTGHQLNLFTGPLYFLYKIISTINLAKELQEKHPNYHFVPIYWMASEDHDFDEICYFNYKGKKLRWNREASGAVGELSTEGLSEVLNVFTKELGNSNNAKYLASLFEDGYIKHNNLTDATRYIANELFKQYGLVIVDGNDKALKQLYIPFIENELFQQTAHKKVLETAKQLTKASADYKIQVNPREINLFYINDGIRERILENEGVFSVNNTSVRWNSEQIKTEVHTHPERFSPNALLRPLYQEIILPNLCYIGGGGELAYWFELKSYFEAVNVTFPMLLLRNSAVIKTAKQSEKMEKLNISNRDLFLKKDDFVAAKVKELSNIDIDFTPQKEHLKQQFKDLYTLAEQTDKSFLGAVAAQETKQLKGLQHLEKRLLKAQKRVLKDKVSRSTELQESLFPNNSLQERRENFSERYLEYGEHLIPTLVKHLQPLSGEFLVLEL
- a CDS encoding DUF922 domain-containing protein, with the protein product MVKLFGILCIFLLVQDEETITWSHDHKLHWGNFEGAPDYNSDAVAITASGITYGLSLTTFSNSDKIEYKTRVMAQFYPEQSWYLKERVNDTVLGHEQLHFDISELHARKFRKRLKQAKFNKNNIREKISEIYNQVNKELREMQEAYDEGSDYSRDYTGQIQWQKRIARELNTYKNFKRSATTND
- the guaA gene encoding glutamine-hydrolyzing GMP synthase; this encodes MQHDKVLIVDFGSQYTQLIARRVRELNIYSEIHPFNKIPTNVHEYKAVILSGSPMSVRSKDAFHPNLEGIRGVKPLLGVCYGAQYLAHFSGGQVAESNTREYGRANLSFVEENEPFLAGISAGSQVWMSHSDTIKQLPTNGKLLASTHDVANAAYKIEGETTYAIQFHPEVYHSTDGKQLLENFLVHIANVDPDWTPNAFVEETVEELKEKLGNDKVVLGLSGGVDSSVAAMLLHKAIGKNLYCIFVNNGLLRKNEFSSVLQQYEGMGLNVKGVDASARFLDALAGESEPEKKRKAIGRVFIEVFDDEAHQIQDVTWLAQGTIYPDVIESVSATGGPSATIKSHHNVGGLPDYMKLKIVEPLKALFKDEVRRVGASMGMDTQLLGRHPFPGPGLAIRILGDITAEKVRILQEVDAVFINGLREWDLYDKVWQAGAILLPVNSVGVMGDERTYEKVVALRAVESTDGMTADWVDLPYKFLQKVSNDIINKVKGVNRVVYDISSKPPATIEWE
- a CDS encoding N-acetylmuramoyl-L-alanine amidase, which codes for MIVLLDNGHGGLINGTYQTPGKRSPIWNDGSQLFEGEFNRAIVNGIIEELTALRIPYENLAPEYRDVTLQTRVRRANKYGSRNCFYISVHSNAGGGHGSEIFTSVRNTRSDAIATVFGEEYKRVFPNRRLRTDFSDGDLDKEKNFYVLKNTRMPAILTENFFMDNEEECKAILMTREGREKVIRYHVDAIKRVQNELF
- a CDS encoding DUF3820 family protein, with protein sequence MTDLPNKETQQRLLIELAHAKMPFGKYKDRYLVNLPEAYLIWFQQKGFPKGKLGQQLTQMLDIKINGLEPMIRNIQKHFEK
- a CDS encoding CTP synthase, which gives rise to MAKTKYIFVTGGVTSSLGKGIIAASLAKLLQSRGYRTTIQKLDPYINVDPGTLNPYEHGECYVTDDGAETDLDLGHYERFLNVPTSQANNVTTGRIYQSVIEKERRGEFLGKTVQVIPHITNEIKERIQILGKSGNYDIVITEIGGTVGDIESLPYIESVRQLLWELGEGNGMVIHLTLVPYLSAAGELKTKPTQHSVKTLMESGIKADVLVCRTEHELSEELRHKLALFCNVKREAVIQSIDAKTIYDVPNLMLQEGLDTVVMKKLDLADDGMPDLTRWNKFLTKLKNPKSEVTIGLVGKYVELQDSYKSILEAFIHAGAENEIKVNVESIHSEHITEKTIAEKFKNLDGILVAPGFGDRGIEGKIRAVQYAREHNVPFLGICLGMQMAVIEFSRNVLGLDSANSTEMNPNTASPVINLMEAQKDITDKGGTMRLGAWECELKEESKVHDIYEKSMILERHRHRYEFNNDYKERLENAGLIATGRNPKTGLVEIVELPSHPWFIGVQYHPEYKSTVANPHPLFVAFVKAALIFAENKQDATMA
- a CDS encoding LysM peptidoglycan-binding domain-containing protein — translated: MKKLLGFFLILLMTSCGASAQQYTNHKVARGETVESIAKQYDISPDDIIRLNPEARRGVRKNSMLVIPSKSTKVVTDTNVTFTNHKVRRKETLYGIAKKYGVSQEDILKYNEKVAKEGLKKGDRIAIPQFKNKPKETTETVEETKEEETDTTEEASFEIYTVKAKETKWGIAHSYGLTIEELEDINPEIKDGLQIGQEIKLPIRSEKPAIVSTEQYVFYDVKPKQTMYTLTRKLSVTEEELILLNPALKDGLKAGMVLKLPVAKTEDSNLEVVDAVIMDTFNFLENADAENVSNIAIMLPFKLDEMEMDSIDQTKEKLKKDRLLGYATEFYTGSLMALDSIKKLGFSVNVKVIDNGGKKSTTRAAVTENDFTDMHAVIGPILDANVEIVAAELKSDGIPVISPLTSKKVDHRNVYQTIPDKKLLEQKMLAFMKKNGQDKNVIIIADKNKTKIKATLQSILPNNKVFNPEEGNYIKPTLILPHLKEDVENWVILETDDVSLIANVTSVLNSYATSEKREIVLLTTDKNSNYDNNDNIYNSHLANLNFHYPSIDKPSSLDNQFVKNYKAEYGISPGRIATRGFDITFDILVRLVYDQNLAKSVRTGTETSYVENKFNYRKKTFGGFFNEGIYIVKYDGLEIKEAK